The Heyndrickxia vini genome contains a region encoding:
- a CDS encoding glycerate kinase yields the protein MKIVIAPDSFKESLTALEAANAIEEGFSAVIPDAEYIKLPMADGGEGTVQSLVDATEGKIIEKTVTGPLGLPVQGFFGLLGDGKTAVIEMAAASGLHHVPLDKRNPLLTTTYGTGELILRALDYGVKKIIIGLGGSATNDGGTGMAQALGAKLLNNQKEQISFGGGALSDLKTIDISQMDPRLSNIQFIVACDVDNPLTGANGASAIFGPQKGATQEMVTRLDKSLTHFADIIKKELHKNVDSVPGAGAAGGMGAGMLAFFNAELKRGIDIITQTLKLETHLEGAELVITGEGKIDGQTIFGKTPIGVAKLAKKKGIPVIGIAGYIEDKNGRVREEGIDALFSIVPGATSLEDAMTNAYEYLKNCSENIASVIDMFKK from the coding sequence TTGAAAATTGTCATTGCACCAGATTCATTTAAAGAGAGTTTAACCGCTTTAGAAGCAGCAAATGCAATTGAAGAAGGATTTTCTGCTGTCATACCGGATGCCGAATATATTAAACTTCCAATGGCAGATGGAGGAGAGGGAACGGTTCAATCGCTCGTTGATGCGACAGAAGGAAAAATTATTGAAAAGACGGTTACTGGTCCGCTTGGGTTACCTGTTCAAGGATTTTTCGGTCTTCTAGGCGATGGAAAAACTGCAGTAATCGAAATGGCAGCCGCTTCGGGCCTTCATCATGTTCCTTTAGACAAACGCAATCCACTTTTAACAACAACCTATGGAACAGGCGAACTTATTTTAAGAGCACTGGATTACGGTGTAAAAAAAATTATTATTGGTCTAGGGGGAAGTGCAACAAATGATGGGGGAACAGGGATGGCGCAAGCACTTGGCGCAAAACTTCTCAATAATCAAAAGGAACAAATTAGTTTTGGCGGCGGTGCCCTCTCAGATTTAAAAACAATTGATATTTCGCAAATGGATCCACGATTATCAAATATCCAATTTATTGTAGCATGTGATGTGGACAACCCATTAACCGGAGCAAACGGCGCATCTGCTATTTTTGGACCACAAAAAGGTGCAACACAAGAGATGGTCACACGTTTGGACAAAAGCTTAACGCATTTTGCAGACATCATAAAAAAAGAACTGCATAAAAACGTTGACAGTGTTCCGGGAGCAGGTGCGGCAGGGGGAATGGGAGCCGGCATGTTAGCCTTTTTCAATGCCGAATTAAAACGGGGAATCGATATTATCACTCAAACATTGAAACTAGAAACCCATCTCGAAGGGGCGGAACTCGTCATTACTGGCGAAGGGAAAATAGATGGACAAACCATCTTTGGCAAGACACCAATCGGGGTTGCAAAACTAGCAAAAAAGAAGGGGATTCCAGTAATTGGAATCGCGGGATATATTGAAGACAAAAATGGGAGAGTAAGAGAAGAAGGAATCGACGCCTTATTTTCAATTGTCCCAGGTGCTACATCCCTCGAAGATGCCATGACAAATGCTTATGAATATCTGAAAAATTGTTCGGAAAATATCGCTAGCGTCATCGACATGTTCAAAAAATAA
- the ribE gene encoding riboflavin synthase, giving the protein MFTGIIEEIGRVKNIKQSSQAVELTIHANKIMKDMHNGDSISVNGVCLTVTSFSNDEFHLDVMPETIKSTSLRELKNGSTVNLERAMSPQGRFGGHFVSGHVDGVGTVKNIKDAGNARYYEIKADAEIIKYTILKGSVAIDGTSLTVFVVSDSTFTISLIPHTRAETILSEKVVGDLVNIECDMLGKYIEHFVHSRFSNSQEENKTSITYDLLQKNGFA; this is encoded by the coding sequence ATGTTTACAGGAATTATCGAAGAAATTGGTCGTGTGAAAAATATCAAACAATCGTCTCAAGCAGTCGAATTAACAATACATGCTAACAAAATAATGAAGGATATGCACAATGGAGATAGTATTTCCGTTAACGGGGTATGCTTGACGGTTACCTCCTTTTCAAACGATGAATTTCATTTAGATGTCATGCCTGAAACCATTAAATCTACAAGTTTAAGAGAACTAAAGAATGGATCAACAGTGAATCTTGAACGAGCAATGTCCCCGCAAGGAAGATTTGGTGGCCATTTCGTATCAGGGCATGTGGATGGAGTGGGAACGGTAAAGAACATAAAAGACGCTGGTAATGCCCGATATTATGAAATCAAAGCAGATGCTGAAATAATCAAATACACGATACTAAAAGGTTCCGTTGCAATTGATGGAACTAGTTTAACGGTTTTTGTAGTGAGCGATTCTACTTTTACGATTTCGTTAATCCCTCATACGCGAGCCGAAACGATTCTAAGTGAGAAAGTAGTAGGTGACTTAGTTAATATCGAGTGCGATATGCTTGGAAAATATATCGAACATTTCGTTCATTCTCGATTTTCGAATTCGCAGGAAGAAAATAAAACATCAATAACCTATGACTTGTTACAAAAAAATGGCTTTGCATAA
- a CDS encoding SpoIIE family protein phosphatase codes for MNEQLDHAPCGFVTLSKDGILLSINHTLIQLLKYGAEQLVGQHINVILTGSAQVFFQLYFLPLITVQHRVEEMYLSLANENGEEIPVLMNASLSQDPDDGVITCVIIPMRKRNEYENQLLIAKKVAEDALTEKNKAIIDLEETLNALNKNQLKLLEVNKQNQKFKIDTQNELTLAKKIQETSLTEAISNDYIDIDSHYHASRELSGDIYGFYQINTHQYGVILLDVMGHGISSALITMALHSLFQRLITKGVPTAVVMKELDNYLHNLFHSNQDSWHYCTAIYLIIDTDKQTIEYTNAGHPPAIFQNPAKEQQELRSTSPPIGTFEGLRFKTDTFKYEKGSRILLYTDGVSEPLGEKHLRSLLMENSYKSLDHLKDKILESLQIEGEKNDDQCFILIELK; via the coding sequence ATGAATGAGCAATTAGATCACGCTCCTTGTGGTTTCGTCACACTTTCAAAAGATGGAATTCTGTTATCCATTAATCATACATTAATTCAATTGCTTAAATATGGCGCGGAGCAACTTGTTGGACAACATATCAATGTAATTCTTACAGGATCTGCTCAAGTATTTTTTCAGCTTTATTTCCTTCCATTAATAACCGTTCAACATCGAGTGGAGGAAATGTATCTTTCATTAGCAAATGAAAATGGAGAAGAAATACCAGTTCTCATGAATGCATCTCTAAGTCAGGATCCGGATGACGGAGTGATAACGTGTGTCATAATACCCATGAGGAAAAGAAATGAATACGAAAACCAGCTACTAATAGCAAAAAAAGTCGCTGAAGATGCTTTAACGGAAAAAAACAAAGCGATCATTGACTTAGAGGAAACCCTTAATGCCTTGAATAAAAATCAATTAAAACTTCTAGAAGTGAATAAGCAAAATCAAAAATTTAAAATAGATACACAAAACGAATTAACACTTGCGAAAAAAATACAAGAAACATCGCTAACTGAAGCCATATCCAATGATTACATTGACATTGATTCACACTATCATGCATCAAGAGAGTTGTCTGGTGATATTTATGGTTTCTATCAAATTAATACACATCAGTATGGAGTTATTTTATTAGACGTCATGGGACATGGAATTTCTTCTGCACTCATAACGATGGCCCTTCATTCCTTATTCCAACGGTTGATTACAAAAGGAGTTCCTACCGCTGTAGTGATGAAAGAATTAGATAATTATTTACATAATTTGTTTCATTCTAATCAGGATTCTTGGCATTATTGCACAGCAATTTATTTAATTATCGATACTGATAAACAAACCATTGAATATACGAATGCTGGTCACCCACCGGCTATTTTTCAGAATCCGGCAAAAGAGCAGCAAGAACTTCGTTCAACCTCGCCCCCAATCGGAACATTCGAGGGATTACGGTTCAAAACGGATACATTTAAATATGAAAAAGGCAGCAGAATTCTTTTATACACGGACGGTGTTTCAGAACCTCTTGGAGAAAAACATTTACGTTCACTATTAATGGAGAATTCATATAAGTCTTTGGATCATTTAAAAGATAAGATTTTGGAGTCCCTTCAAATTGAGGGAGAAAAAAATGATGATCAGTGTTTTATTTTGATTGAGTTAAAATAA
- the ribH gene encoding 6,7-dimethyl-8-ribityllumazine synthase, whose translation MGTIFEGNLVGSGLKIGIVVGRFNEFITNKLLSGSIDALKRHGVNEDDVDVAWVPGAFEIPLIAQKLAKTDKYDAVITLGTVIRGSTPHFDYVCNEAAKGVAAISLNTGIPVIFGILTTDSIEQAIERAGTKAGNKGWDAAVSAIEMANLIKNVE comes from the coding sequence ATGGGAACAATTTTTGAAGGAAATTTAGTAGGATCAGGATTGAAAATTGGAATTGTCGTAGGTAGATTTAATGAATTTATTACGAATAAGCTGCTGAGCGGTTCAATAGATGCACTTAAACGACATGGCGTAAACGAAGATGATGTCGATGTAGCATGGGTGCCGGGTGCATTTGAAATCCCGTTAATTGCACAGAAACTAGCGAAAACAGACAAGTATGACGCGGTGATCACATTAGGAACGGTTATTAGGGGATCTACACCACATTTCGATTATGTTTGTAATGAAGCGGCAAAAGGAGTAGCAGCTATTTCATTAAATACAGGAATTCCAGTCATATTCGGGATATTAACAACTGATTCCATTGAGCAAGCAATTGAAAGAGCAGGTACAAAAGCAGGCAATAAAGGCTGGGACGCAGCAGTATCTGCGATTGAAATGGCGAATTTAATTAAAAATGTAGAATAA
- the ribD gene encoding bifunctional diaminohydroxyphosphoribosylaminopyrimidine deaminase/5-amino-6-(5-phosphoribosylamino)uracil reductase RibD, translating into MNDQYYMQLAIDIAKSTKGQTTPNPTVGAVIVKNNQVVGIGAHVKAGDSHAEVHAIQMAKGRTKDATMYVTLEPCSHFGKTPPCSKLLIESGIKRVVIATTDPNPKVAGKGIETMKAAGINVEVGLLEKEAIQLNQVFFHFIRTGLPFVTLKSAASLDGKTATKTGSSKWITSQEAREDVHYFRHIHDAILVGVNTIIKDNPSLTTRLEGGGKNPIRIILDTHLRTPIDSKVIDQQHAETWIITGMHVDEKRMVAYQYKGVRIINMQTETIEIKPMLKILAEKGICSIFVEGGAEVHGSFLKERAFQQLITYIAPKLIGGKTAPTSFSGEGITEIEDAANVDITEVKMIGKDIRITATPV; encoded by the coding sequence ATGAATGACCAATACTACATGCAGCTTGCCATTGATATTGCAAAAAGTACGAAAGGTCAAACCACTCCTAATCCAACAGTCGGGGCTGTGATTGTAAAAAACAACCAAGTAGTCGGGATAGGGGCACATGTCAAAGCAGGGGATTCACATGCAGAAGTACATGCTATTCAAATGGCTAAAGGGAGAACAAAAGACGCAACGATGTATGTCACCCTTGAACCTTGCAGCCATTTTGGAAAAACCCCTCCGTGTTCGAAGCTATTGATTGAATCGGGGATAAAAAGAGTAGTGATTGCTACAACAGATCCTAATCCGAAAGTTGCCGGAAAAGGGATCGAAACGATGAAAGCGGCTGGTATAAATGTAGAGGTCGGTTTACTCGAAAAAGAAGCCATCCAACTGAATCAAGTATTCTTTCATTTCATCCGAACAGGTTTGCCTTTTGTCACATTGAAGTCAGCAGCAAGTTTAGATGGAAAAACCGCAACAAAAACTGGGAGTAGTAAATGGATTACAAGCCAGGAGGCAAGGGAGGATGTCCACTATTTTCGCCATATTCACGATGCAATTCTAGTAGGGGTAAATACGATTATTAAAGATAATCCGAGTTTAACAACAAGACTAGAAGGTGGCGGGAAAAATCCTATAAGAATCATCCTTGATACACACCTTCGAACCCCTATCGATTCAAAAGTAATCGATCAACAGCATGCGGAAACATGGATTATTACGGGAATGCATGTTGATGAGAAACGAATGGTTGCATATCAATACAAAGGCGTTCGAATCATTAATATGCAAACAGAAACGATAGAAATAAAACCTATGCTAAAAATCTTAGCAGAAAAAGGAATATGCTCCATTTTCGTCGAAGGTGGGGCAGAAGTACATGGGAGCTTTTTAAAGGAAAGGGCATTTCAACAATTGATAACTTATATTGCACCAAAACTAATCGGAGGGAAAACGGCTCCTACTTCGTTTAGCGGTGAAGGAATCACAGAAATAGAGGATGCCGCGAATGTTGATATTACCGAAGTGAAAATGATTGGAAAAGATATTCGAATTACGGCAACTCCCGTGTAA